Proteins encoded by one window of Terriglobia bacterium:
- a CDS encoding HypC/HybG/HupF family hydrogenase formation chaperone, translated as MCLAVPGRVEQVWEDGGTRMGKVNFGGIVKNVCLAYVPEVVVGDYTIVHVGFAISRIDEESAQKTLQTFRDLGVLDDEFGSEEKILKRAAAAEAPECPSCKTSPEK; from the coding sequence ATGTGTCTGGCAGTTCCGGGAAGAGTTGAGCAGGTTTGGGAAGACGGCGGCACCCGCATGGGTAAGGTCAACTTCGGCGGGATCGTGAAAAACGTCTGCCTGGCCTACGTCCCGGAAGTGGTGGTGGGCGACTACACGATTGTCCACGTGGGTTTTGCCATCTCCCGGATTGACGAAGAGTCAGCGCAGAAGACGCTGCAGACATTTCGCGACCTGGGCGTGCTGGACGACGAATTCGGCAGTGAAGAAAAAATCCTGAAACGCGCCGCCGCTGCGGAAGCGCCGGAATGCCCTAGCTGCAAGACGTCACCGGAGAAGTAA
- the hypB gene encoding hydrogenase nickel incorporation protein HypB, with amino-acid sequence MTTRIVELRKGVLKKNDQLAAELRTRFQSAGVLVVNLVSSPGSGKTSFLERTLRELRQRGVRVAALVGDLETDNDARRLAASGAPVRQINTHGLCHLEAEMIGKHLEGWHLDELDYLFIENVGNLVCPSSYDLGEAVRAVLLSVTEGEDKPLKYPTMFNSADTAVITKIDLAEACEFDRTAAWNNIQEIRPNIRIFETSAKTGAGMETWFEFLASQHAQRSRAVAGAALGAARAGGD; translated from the coding sequence GTGACCACGCGAATCGTCGAGCTGCGCAAAGGGGTCCTCAAGAAGAACGACCAGCTTGCCGCCGAACTGCGTACGCGATTCCAATCTGCCGGCGTTCTGGTGGTGAACCTGGTTTCCAGTCCGGGATCAGGCAAGACCAGTTTTCTGGAGCGCACACTGCGCGAGCTGCGGCAGCGCGGCGTGCGCGTGGCCGCCCTGGTCGGCGACCTGGAGACTGACAACGATGCTCGCCGCCTGGCAGCCAGCGGCGCTCCCGTCCGCCAGATCAACACCCACGGCCTGTGCCATCTAGAGGCCGAGATGATCGGCAAGCACCTGGAAGGCTGGCATCTGGATGAGCTGGATTATCTCTTCATCGAAAACGTCGGCAATCTGGTGTGTCCTTCCAGCTACGATCTCGGCGAAGCCGTTCGCGCCGTTTTGCTCTCCGTGACGGAAGGCGAGGACAAGCCGCTCAAGTATCCCACCATGTTCAACTCCGCGGACACCGCGGTGATCACCAAGATAGACCTGGCCGAGGCCTGCGAATTCGACCGAACGGCCGCTTGGAACAACATCCAGGAGATCCGGCCCAACATCAGAATCTTTGAGACCTCCGCCAAAACCGGCGCCGGCATGGAAACGTGGTTTGAGTTTCTTGCATCTCAGCACGCCCAGCGAAGCAGAGCCGTTGCCGGCGCGGCTTTAGGCGCTGCACGCGCGGGCGGAGACTAA
- the hypA gene encoding hydrogenase maturation nickel metallochaperone HypA, whose amino-acid sequence MHELSIVCGIVTAVTETLAGRPISRVYSVKLQVGALSGVVEDALQFSYGIATQGTLLEGSRLEVLHIPIVIHCDACHIESDLPGVQSFRCPSCGTPSMDIRRGRELEIESMEVEEEEAEQEEVEEDQ is encoded by the coding sequence ATGCATGAACTCTCCATCGTCTGCGGAATTGTCACCGCCGTGACGGAAACCCTGGCCGGCCGGCCCATTTCCCGCGTGTACAGCGTGAAGCTGCAGGTGGGGGCCTTGAGCGGCGTGGTGGAAGATGCGCTGCAATTCAGTTACGGCATCGCCACCCAGGGCACGCTGCTGGAAGGCTCGCGGCTGGAGGTACTTCACATCCCCATTGTGATTCACTGTGATGCCTGTCACATTGAATCCGACCTTCCTGGTGTACAAAGCTTCAGGTGCCCGAGTTGCGGCACGCCCAGCATGGATATCCGTCGCGGACGCGAGCTGGAGATTGAATCCATGGAAGTTGAAGAAGAGGAAGCGGAGCAAGAGGAAGTAGAGGAAGACCAGTGA